From one Plantibacter flavus genomic stretch:
- a CDS encoding ABC transporter permease, producing the protein MARYIVSRVLSSLFVLFVLSVLVFSMVRVIPGDPLSAFADPSNPDPAALDALRTELGLDRPWLTQYLAWLLGVLQGDFGRAITVPNEVSNLIAQRLPLSLTLAVMATLFGTVLGIPAGVLAATRWRRAPDNAVRGLSFVLLATPPFVLGTVLILVNSLTLRLPLVGTAGASGDPLRLVGVLVLPALLIGLVLAAIVARYTRGTLLDTLGQDFVRTARAKGASPSRLVGRHALRNALIPVTTVIGIELAALVGGTVVIETVFALPGMGSLLLTGIRSSDYPIIQATVLLIGAVYVLINFIVDLIYPLIDPRVRVHTS; encoded by the coding sequence ATGGCGCGATACATCGTCTCCCGGGTCCTGTCGTCGCTCTTCGTCCTGTTCGTCCTGTCCGTCCTCGTCTTCTCGATGGTCCGGGTGATCCCGGGCGACCCCCTGTCGGCGTTCGCGGACCCCTCGAACCCCGACCCGGCCGCACTCGACGCCCTCCGCACGGAGCTCGGCCTCGATCGACCCTGGCTGACGCAGTACCTCGCGTGGCTGCTCGGTGTCCTGCAGGGTGACTTCGGACGAGCCATCACCGTCCCGAACGAGGTGTCCAACCTCATCGCCCAGCGCCTCCCGCTCAGCCTCACCCTCGCCGTCATGGCGACCCTGTTCGGGACCGTCCTCGGCATCCCGGCCGGTGTCCTCGCAGCGACCCGGTGGCGTCGGGCCCCCGACAACGCGGTCCGAGGGCTGTCCTTCGTGCTCCTCGCGACGCCGCCGTTCGTGCTCGGCACCGTCCTCATCCTCGTGAACTCACTCACCCTGCGCCTGCCGCTCGTGGGTACGGCTGGGGCGAGCGGGGATCCGCTGCGACTCGTCGGCGTGCTGGTCCTGCCGGCGCTCCTCATCGGTCTCGTCCTCGCGGCGATCGTCGCCAGGTACACCCGCGGCACCCTGCTCGACACGCTCGGACAGGACTTCGTCCGCACGGCGCGGGCCAAAGGGGCGTCACCGTCCCGACTGGTCGGCCGGCACGCGCTGCGCAACGCCCTCATCCCGGTCACGACCGTGATCGGGATCGAACTCGCCGCGCTCGTCGGCGGGACGGTCGTCATCGAGACCGTGTTCGCGCTCCCCGGGATGGGCTCGCTCCTCCTCACCGGCATCCGCTCGTCCGACTACCCGATCATCCAGGCGACCGTGCTGCTCATCGGTGCGGTCTACGTGCTCATCAACTTCATCGTCGAT
- the solA gene encoding N-methyl-L-tryptophan oxidase: MESFDVAVVGMGALGSAAAYHLARRGAKVVAFEQFELGHVRGASHDTSRIVRTSYGAPQYVRLAQSAYRDWADLEQESGERLLTITGGVIFLPVDGPYSATDFTAALDECGVPHELLTPAEVQARWPQFRIPENVETVYTADTGIAHAARTVATLQLRARALGADIRDRTRVDALTPDGAGVVVQTSSGPVRAGKVVLAADAWANELLEPLDAAIPLDVMQEQVTYFRPSDAEQLDRERFPVWIWEDEECYYGFPTFGEPTVKAARDVSENRMSPAERTFVPSPELTGQLADFMADLVPASGRELRTVTCQYALTPDRNFVLGPLEEHPDVIVALAAGHGFKFTPAFGRILAELALDGRTSDDISSFAPSHARSADRVSPMPTSVS; encoded by the coding sequence ATGGAATCGTTCGACGTCGCGGTTGTCGGCATGGGAGCTCTCGGCAGTGCCGCCGCCTACCACCTCGCCCGTCGGGGCGCGAAGGTCGTCGCCTTCGAGCAGTTCGAACTCGGGCACGTCCGCGGCGCCTCGCATGACACCTCGCGGATCGTCCGGACGTCGTACGGGGCTCCGCAGTACGTGCGACTCGCGCAGTCGGCGTACCGCGACTGGGCTGACCTCGAGCAGGAGTCGGGCGAACGGTTGCTCACCATCACGGGTGGCGTCATCTTCCTGCCGGTCGACGGACCCTACTCGGCCACCGACTTCACCGCGGCCCTGGATGAGTGCGGGGTGCCGCACGAGCTGCTGACGCCGGCCGAGGTGCAGGCGCGCTGGCCGCAGTTCCGGATCCCCGAGAACGTGGAGACGGTCTACACCGCCGACACCGGCATCGCCCACGCGGCCCGTACCGTCGCGACGCTCCAGCTCCGTGCTCGGGCGCTCGGGGCGGACATCCGCGACCGCACCCGGGTCGACGCACTCACCCCTGACGGAGCCGGTGTCGTCGTGCAGACCTCCAGCGGGCCGGTGCGTGCCGGCAAGGTCGTCCTCGCCGCCGACGCCTGGGCGAACGAGCTGCTCGAGCCGCTCGACGCGGCGATCCCGCTCGACGTGATGCAGGAGCAGGTCACCTACTTCCGCCCGTCCGATGCCGAGCAGCTCGATCGCGAGCGGTTCCCGGTGTGGATCTGGGAGGACGAGGAGTGCTACTACGGCTTCCCGACCTTCGGGGAACCGACCGTGAAGGCCGCACGCGACGTCTCGGAGAACCGCATGTCACCGGCGGAGCGCACCTTCGTCCCGTCGCCGGAGCTCACCGGGCAGCTGGCCGACTTCATGGCGGACCTCGTGCCGGCGTCGGGCCGCGAGCTCCGCACGGTGACGTGCCAGTACGCGCTCACCCCGGACCGGAACTTCGTCCTCGGCCCGCTCGAGGAGCACCCGGACGTCATCGTCGCCCTCGCCGCCGGTCACGGCTTCAAGTTCACGCCCGCGTTCGGACGCATCCTCGCGGAGCTCGCACTCGACGGGCGGACGAGCGACGACATCTCGAGCTTCGCCCCGTCCCACGCCCGCAGCGCCGACCGCGTCTCACCGATGCCGACCTCCGTGAGCTGA
- a CDS encoding ABC1 kinase family protein yields the protein MSGRAGVPAGPPAHGRARYRRILRFASWHLAAAWWFEIVLPRFGLIKLTERTRTRRMQKFARRFHVLAVDLGGLMIKVGQFMSSRLDVLPPEITKELEGLQDEVPPVAFPRIRALAESELRVPLPQVFAGIDERPVAAASLGQAHRAMLAPALAADTGLDAVVLKVQRPGIDEIVAVDLAALRKVGGWLRRVRLVSDRVDMPALVEEFAATSLEEIDYLHEAASSERFAVDFAGDDRVSVPAVVWERTTQRVLTLEDVTAIKITDADALRAAGIDPVDVAPVFAAVMFDQLFTNGFFHADPHPGNIFVTPVDAAPGERSWKLTFIDFGMMGEVPPTTRRGLRKLLIAAASRDGKGLVDAIRDLGVLLPSADTTELERAMTALFGRFGGMGFAELRDVDPKEFRDFGNQFSEVIRTLPFQLPENFLLIIRAISLTSGVCSALDPEFNLWDSVEPYAAQLLRDERGNVVQDLGREALDIATVAVRLPKRLDAVITRVEAGAVATTNPRLEQRIARLDRTTGRVVSAVLFAALLVAGAVLRADDAVLGTVFMVVSAVPLLHALFSGRRGR from the coding sequence ATGAGCGGGCGGGCCGGCGTTCCAGCCGGTCCGCCCGCTCACGGGCGTGCCCGGTACCGTCGCATCCTCCGCTTCGCGAGTTGGCACCTGGCCGCCGCCTGGTGGTTCGAGATCGTCCTGCCGCGGTTCGGACTCATCAAACTGACGGAGCGGACCCGCACGCGCCGCATGCAGAAGTTCGCACGACGCTTCCACGTGCTCGCCGTCGACCTCGGCGGCCTCATGATCAAGGTGGGCCAGTTCATGTCGTCGCGCCTCGACGTGCTCCCGCCGGAGATCACGAAGGAGCTCGAAGGCCTGCAGGACGAAGTCCCGCCCGTCGCCTTCCCTCGCATCCGCGCGCTCGCCGAGTCGGAACTCCGCGTGCCGCTCCCGCAGGTCTTCGCCGGCATCGACGAACGTCCCGTGGCAGCAGCCTCGCTCGGACAAGCGCACCGCGCCATGCTCGCGCCGGCGCTCGCTGCCGACACCGGGCTCGACGCCGTCGTGCTCAAGGTCCAGCGGCCGGGCATCGACGAGATCGTCGCAGTCGACCTCGCCGCCCTCCGCAAGGTGGGCGGCTGGCTGCGCCGTGTCCGGCTCGTCTCCGACCGCGTCGACATGCCCGCACTCGTCGAGGAGTTCGCCGCGACGAGCCTCGAAGAGATCGACTACCTCCATGAGGCCGCGAGTTCCGAGCGGTTCGCCGTCGATTTCGCCGGGGACGACCGCGTCTCCGTGCCCGCGGTGGTGTGGGAGCGCACGACCCAGCGCGTCCTGACGCTCGAAGACGTCACCGCCATCAAGATCACCGACGCGGACGCCCTGCGCGCCGCCGGCATCGACCCGGTCGACGTGGCACCCGTGTTCGCAGCCGTCATGTTCGACCAGCTCTTCACCAACGGCTTCTTCCACGCCGACCCGCATCCCGGCAACATCTTCGTGACGCCCGTCGACGCCGCCCCGGGCGAACGGTCCTGGAAGCTGACGTTCATCGACTTCGGGATGATGGGCGAGGTTCCACCGACCACGAGGCGCGGCCTCCGGAAGCTCCTCATCGCCGCCGCATCACGCGACGGCAAGGGGCTGGTCGACGCGATCCGCGACCTCGGCGTCCTCCTGCCCTCGGCCGACACGACCGAGCTCGAGCGGGCCATGACCGCGCTGTTCGGACGCTTCGGCGGCATGGGGTTCGCAGAACTGCGCGACGTCGACCCGAAGGAGTTCCGCGACTTCGGTAACCAGTTCAGCGAGGTCATCCGCACCCTGCCGTTCCAGCTGCCCGAGAACTTCCTGCTCATCATCCGTGCGATCTCGCTCACCTCCGGTGTCTGCAGCGCCCTCGATCCCGAGTTCAACCTCTGGGACTCCGTGGAGCCCTACGCCGCGCAGCTGCTCCGTGACGAACGCGGCAACGTCGTCCAGGACCTCGGTCGCGAGGCGCTCGACATCGCCACGGTCGCCGTCCGCTTGCCGAAGCGTCTCGACGCGGTCATCACGCGGGTGGAGGCCGGCGCGGTCGCGACCACCAACCCGAGACTGGAACAGCGGATCGCGCGGCTCGACCGCACGACGGGCCGGGTCGTCTCGGCCGTGCTGTTCGCCGCGCTGCTCGTCGCCGGCGCTGTCCTCCGAGCCGACGACGCCGTCCTCGGCACCGTCTTCATGGTGGTCTCCGCCGTGCCGCTCCTCCACGCACTGTTCTCAGGGCGACGCGGGCGCTGA
- a CDS encoding PadR family transcriptional regulator: MGGFPSGGAGFGGAGFGNGGGFGSGAGFGTDGMWQMMEQLRSKFEKSAGSRVGRGDVRSAVLALLAEQPMHGYQIIREIEERSGGSWKPSAGSVYPTLQLLSDEGIITAEESGGRKTYALTEAGRDEVAESGASAPWQNADSSEHPGFTALPKAGVELAQAAAQVGRTGTPEQVQQAVAILDDARKRLYAILAQD, from the coding sequence ATGGGTGGATTCCCAAGCGGTGGCGCAGGATTCGGTGGCGCAGGGTTCGGTAACGGCGGAGGCTTCGGCAGCGGAGCCGGCTTCGGGACCGACGGCATGTGGCAGATGATGGAACAGCTGCGTTCGAAGTTCGAGAAGAGCGCCGGCTCCCGTGTCGGCCGCGGCGACGTCCGCTCCGCCGTGCTGGCCCTCCTGGCCGAGCAGCCGATGCACGGCTACCAGATCATCCGCGAGATCGAAGAGCGCAGCGGCGGCTCCTGGAAGCCCAGCGCAGGCTCGGTCTACCCGACGCTGCAGCTCCTCTCCGACGAGGGCATCATCACGGCCGAGGAGTCGGGCGGTCGCAAGACCTACGCGCTGACCGAAGCCGGTCGCGACGAGGTCGCCGAGTCCGGGGCGTCCGCTCCGTGGCAGAACGCCGACTCGTCCGAGCACCCCGGCTTCACCGCCCTGCCGAAGGCCGGTGTCGAGCTGGCCCAGGCCGCAGCCCAGGTCGGCCGCACCGGAACGCCCGAGCAGGTCCAGCAGGCCGTCGCCATCCTCGACGACGCTCGCAAGCGCCTCTACGCGATCCTCGCCCAGGACTGA
- a CDS encoding oxidoreductase: protein MSPWTAADIPDQHGRVAIVTGANSGIGAVTARELAASGAAVILACRDTEKGARAAATMTGDVEVRQLDLADLASVRRFADGVERVDVLINNAGVMAVPERRTTDGFEMQIGTNFLGPFALTGLLIDRITTRVVTLSSAAHRAGKIDLADLNWRNRTYRRWSAYGQSKLADLMFSAELQRRLTAEGSSVLSVAAHPGFASTELQSHTESAQGPLLAWGTRLLGQSADMGALPTLYAATSPDVEPGGYYGPSGFGEMRGGPKPIGRTSAARDEHVAAELWKTAEALTGVTYR from the coding sequence ATGAGCCCCTGGACCGCAGCAGACATCCCCGACCAGCACGGCCGCGTCGCGATCGTGACCGGTGCGAACAGCGGGATCGGCGCGGTGACGGCCCGTGAGCTCGCCGCCAGCGGGGCCGCCGTCATCCTCGCCTGCCGCGACACGGAGAAGGGCGCGCGGGCAGCGGCGACGATGACCGGCGACGTCGAGGTGCGGCAGCTGGATCTCGCCGACCTGGCGTCCGTCCGTCGATTCGCCGACGGGGTCGAGCGGGTCGACGTACTGATCAACAACGCGGGCGTCATGGCGGTCCCCGAACGCCGCACGACCGACGGCTTCGAGATGCAGATCGGCACGAACTTCCTCGGGCCCTTCGCACTCACCGGCCTCCTGATCGACCGCATCACCACGCGGGTCGTGACGCTGTCGAGTGCCGCGCACCGGGCCGGCAAGATCGATCTGGCCGATCTCAACTGGCGCAACCGGACGTATCGACGCTGGTCGGCCTACGGCCAGTCGAAGCTCGCCGACCTGATGTTCTCGGCCGAGTTGCAGCGACGCCTCACGGCGGAGGGGTCCTCGGTGCTGTCCGTGGCCGCGCACCCCGGCTTCGCGTCGACCGAGCTCCAGTCGCACACCGAGTCCGCGCAGGGTCCGCTCCTCGCATGGGGAACCCGGCTCCTCGGTCAGAGCGCGGACATGGGTGCACTTCCGACGCTGTATGCGGCGACCTCGCCCGACGTCGAGCCCGGCGGCTACTACGGTCCGAGCGGCTTCGGGGAGATGCGTGGTGGTCCGAAGCCGATCGGCCGGACCTCGGCGGCCCGCGACGAGCACGTCGCCGCCGAGCTCTGGAAGACGGCCGAGGCGCTCACCGGAGTCACCTACCGGTGA
- a CDS encoding glutathione peroxidase, whose translation MTDLDTIPVTTLDGRDTTLAEWDGKAKLVVNVASRCGLAPQYEKLEALQKQYADRGFTVIGFPSNQFLQELGDNEKIAEYCSATWGVTFPMMDKVKVNGRNRHPLYQELVKTADANGKAGNVKWNFEKFLIAPDGTVHRFRPTTEPDAPEVIAAIEESLPA comes from the coding sequence ATGACCGATCTGGACACCATCCCCGTCACCACCCTCGACGGCCGGGACACGACCCTCGCGGAGTGGGACGGGAAGGCCAAACTCGTGGTCAACGTCGCGAGCCGCTGCGGCCTCGCACCGCAGTACGAGAAGCTCGAGGCACTCCAGAAGCAGTACGCCGACCGCGGCTTCACGGTGATCGGGTTCCCGAGCAACCAGTTCCTGCAGGAGCTCGGCGACAACGAGAAGATCGCCGAGTACTGCTCGGCCACCTGGGGCGTCACCTTCCCGATGATGGACAAGGTGAAGGTCAACGGCCGCAACCGGCACCCGCTCTACCAGGAGCTCGTGAAGACCGCCGACGCGAACGGCAAGGCGGGCAACGTCAAGTGGAACTTCGAGAAGTTCCTCATCGCGCCCGACGGGACCGTTCACCGCTTCCGTCCGACGACCGAGCCGGACGCCCCCGAGGTCATCGCCGCGATCGAGGAGAGCCTTCCCGCGTGA
- a CDS encoding dihydrofolate reductase family protein, whose product MGRIHIDLFMTLDGVAQAPGGPEEDPSDGFAFGGWQAPLIDEVDGEQIDAGMVGMDALLLGRRTYDIFAGYWPHQEGGQDDAIARLFNRLPKYVASREPQELGWGDSTQLGPDLPQAVRALRERHSQIHVIGSLDLVQTLLADALFDQLNLWVYPITLGTGKRVFATGTVPSTLRLLGPATTSPAGTVHLRYERIDGTPATGDMGDPR is encoded by the coding sequence ATGGGACGCATCCACATCGACCTCTTCATGACCCTCGACGGCGTCGCGCAGGCACCCGGCGGGCCCGAGGAGGACCCCAGCGACGGGTTCGCGTTCGGTGGCTGGCAGGCGCCGCTCATCGACGAGGTCGACGGGGAGCAGATCGACGCCGGCATGGTGGGTATGGACGCCCTCCTGCTCGGGCGCCGGACCTACGACATCTTCGCCGGGTACTGGCCGCACCAGGAGGGTGGCCAGGACGACGCCATCGCGAGGCTCTTCAACCGACTGCCGAAGTACGTCGCATCACGCGAGCCGCAGGAGCTGGGGTGGGGGGACTCGACGCAGCTCGGACCGGACCTCCCCCAGGCCGTTCGAGCTCTTCGCGAGCGTCACTCGCAGATCCACGTCATCGGCAGCCTCGACCTCGTGCAGACCCTGCTGGCCGACGCACTCTTCGATCAGCTGAACCTCTGGGTGTACCCGATCACGCTCGGCACCGGGAAGCGCGTCTTCGCGACCGGCACGGTCCCGTCCACGCTGCGCCTGCTCGGCCCCGCGACCACCTCCCCCGCAGGGACCGTCCACCTTCGCTACGAACGGATCGACGGCACACCGGCCACCGGCGACATGGGCGACCCGCGATGA
- a CDS encoding flavin monoamine oxidase family protein, protein MSASDEASAQRPEADTRFDTVVVGAGVAGLVAARLLAAAGRAVVVVEARDRVGGRVSTERRDGRVTDLGASWVHGVDDSAVAAAAEAFGMRTIEFTVGGYQPDSRPIAYYGPDGRRLSDAEARGFAEDVHALDSTLLGVVAESAPDASYRDVTEAALALQDWDTERVQRVREYLEHRSEEQYGAWIEDLAAHGLDDDAIDGDEVVFPDGYDVLPRRLAEGLDVRLEHVVASVRWSTDGVEVSAQGPTGEVVLRAGSVVVTVPVGVLQSEEFAIDPPLPEPVAGALSRLRMNAFEKVFLRFERRFWDDGVYAIRQQGPEGRRWHSWYDLTSAHGAPTLLTFAAGPTAVEIRDWDESRVVESILDQLRRLYGDRVEEPTEVHVTHWQDDPFSHGSYAYMTVGSTTDDHDALATPVGGVLHLASEATWTDDPATVTAAFHSGHRAAEHVLGRSIPIETLWRDESAVPVVDPVR, encoded by the coding sequence ATGAGCGCGTCGGACGAGGCGTCGGCGCAGCGGCCCGAAGCAGACACCCGCTTCGACACGGTCGTCGTCGGTGCCGGCGTCGCGGGGCTCGTCGCCGCACGGTTGCTCGCGGCCGCCGGACGCGCGGTGGTGGTCGTCGAGGCCCGCGACCGGGTCGGCGGGCGGGTGTCGACCGAACGTCGCGACGGCCGGGTGACCGATCTCGGCGCCTCATGGGTGCACGGTGTCGATGACAGCGCGGTCGCCGCGGCGGCAGAGGCGTTCGGGATGCGGACGATCGAGTTCACCGTCGGTGGTTACCAGCCGGACAGCCGACCGATCGCGTACTACGGTCCCGACGGCAGGCGCCTGTCCGACGCCGAGGCTCGCGGTTTCGCCGAGGACGTCCATGCCCTCGATTCGACGCTGCTCGGTGTCGTCGCCGAGTCGGCCCCGGACGCGTCGTACCGTGACGTGACCGAGGCTGCGCTCGCCCTGCAGGATTGGGACACCGAGCGGGTGCAGCGGGTCCGCGAGTACCTGGAGCATCGTTCGGAGGAGCAGTACGGCGCGTGGATCGAGGACCTCGCAGCCCACGGGCTCGACGACGACGCCATCGACGGCGATGAGGTCGTGTTCCCCGACGGGTACGACGTGCTCCCCCGGCGACTGGCCGAGGGGCTCGACGTGCGCCTGGAGCACGTGGTGGCGAGTGTGCGGTGGTCCACGGACGGCGTCGAGGTCTCCGCGCAGGGACCGACGGGCGAGGTGGTGCTGCGCGCGGGCTCGGTGGTGGTGACGGTGCCCGTCGGGGTCCTGCAGTCGGAGGAGTTCGCGATCGATCCCCCGCTGCCGGAGCCGGTCGCCGGCGCCCTCTCACGATTGCGGATGAACGCGTTCGAGAAGGTGTTCCTGCGTTTCGAGCGACGGTTCTGGGACGACGGCGTCTACGCGATTCGACAGCAGGGCCCGGAGGGTCGACGTTGGCACTCCTGGTACGACCTGACATCGGCGCACGGTGCGCCGACGCTGCTCACGTTCGCCGCCGGCCCGACGGCCGTGGAGATCCGGGACTGGGACGAGTCGCGCGTCGTCGAGTCGATCCTCGACCAACTGCGGCGTCTGTACGGCGACCGTGTCGAGGAGCCGACGGAGGTGCACGTCACACACTGGCAGGACGATCCGTTCTCCCACGGGTCCTACGCCTACATGACCGTCGGATCGACGACCGACGACCACGACGCGCTCGCGACCCCGGTCGGCGGCGTCCTGCACCTCGCGAGCGAGGCGACGTGGACCGACGACCCCGCGACGGTGACGGCGGCATTCCACTCCGGCCACCGGGCCGCCGAGCACGTCCTCGGTCGGTCGATTCCCATCGAGACCCTCTGGCGCGACGAGAGCGCAGTTCCGGTCGTCGACCCGGTCCGATGA
- a CDS encoding YciI family protein: protein MRFMMFVLTDPVPDEPADDADVDHWVQDLDTTGRRLLGDVLDPSEACGVRVRAGERLVTNGPIPGATDTLWGFDILECADLDEAIDVAARHPMARNGRLELRPFPGALKPTGRADTRAPTTSPRSPPA, encoded by the coding sequence ATGCGATTCATGATGTTCGTCCTCACGGACCCCGTGCCCGACGAGCCAGCCGATGACGCGGACGTCGACCACTGGGTCCAGGACCTGGACACGACGGGGCGTCGTCTTCTCGGCGACGTGCTTGACCCGAGCGAGGCGTGCGGCGTCCGAGTCCGCGCGGGCGAACGACTCGTCACCAACGGCCCGATCCCGGGCGCGACCGACACGCTCTGGGGCTTCGACATCCTCGAATGCGCCGACCTCGATGAGGCGATCGACGTCGCCGCCCGCCACCCGATGGCCCGTAACGGCCGCCTCGAGCTGCGCCCGTTCCCGGGCGCGTTGAAGCCGACGGGCCGAGCGGACACCCGGGCACCGACCACGAGTCCCAGGAGCCCGCCGGCGTGA
- a CDS encoding NADPH-dependent FMN reductase, translated as MSDLRIAIILGSTRPGRNGKAVADWVVEQAAGRSASYELIDLLDHPLPLLDEPTPPSFGAYENEHTKAWAATIAPYDGFVFVTPEYNHSTSAVLKNAIDYLYAEWNNKAAAFVAWGSLGGARAIEHLRGISAELQIADVRQQLSFSLFTDFEDFSTFTPGPQHTEAAGVLFDQLEAWAGALKPLRA; from the coding sequence ATGTCAGACCTCCGAATCGCCATCATCCTCGGCAGCACCCGCCCCGGCCGAAACGGCAAGGCAGTCGCCGACTGGGTCGTCGAGCAGGCCGCCGGTCGGAGCGCGAGCTACGAGCTCATCGACCTGCTCGACCACCCGCTGCCTCTCCTCGACGAGCCGACGCCGCCGTCGTTCGGGGCATACGAGAACGAGCACACGAAGGCCTGGGCGGCGACGATCGCGCCCTACGACGGGTTCGTGTTCGTCACGCCCGAATACAACCACTCCACGTCCGCTGTCCTGAAGAACGCCATCGACTACCTGTACGCCGAGTGGAACAACAAGGCCGCCGCGTTCGTGGCGTGGGGGAGCCTCGGCGGTGCCCGCGCGATCGAACACCTTCGCGGCATCAGCGCGGAACTGCAGATCGCGGATGTACGGCAGCAGCTGAGCTTCTCGCTCTTCACCGACTTCGAGGACTTCAGCACCTTCACGCCCGGGCCCCAGCACACCGAAGCCGCCGGGGTGCTGTTCGACCAGCTCGAGGCGTGGGCGGGTGCGCTGAAGCCGCTGCGCGCCTGA
- a CDS encoding helix-turn-helix transcriptional regulator has translation MIDRHGLAAFLSHRRHQLQPEDVGLPRGPRRRTDGLRREEVAALCNMSTDYYARLERGVGPQPSEQMIAAIAQGLRLSLDERDHVFRLAGRTPPARGAHGDHVGPGLLRILDRLQDTPAEIINELGETLRQTPMAVALNGDASRFTGDDRSLGYRWFTDPTASAAYAPADRLLLSRVYAAGLREVVTMRGPGSRAERLANALLERSEDFRELWAAQEVGLRPTEVKRFLHPEVGELELHCQTLLDPEQSHRLLVYTAEPGSESAEKLRLLAVIGAQTLPGQPAGF, from the coding sequence ATGATCGATCGGCACGGCCTGGCGGCCTTCCTCAGCCACCGCCGGCACCAGCTGCAGCCCGAGGACGTCGGGCTTCCGCGCGGTCCGCGGCGACGGACGGACGGCCTCCGCCGGGAGGAGGTCGCGGCGCTCTGCAACATGTCGACCGACTACTACGCGCGGCTCGAGCGCGGCGTCGGGCCTCAGCCGTCCGAGCAGATGATCGCGGCGATCGCGCAGGGCCTGCGTCTCTCCCTCGATGAACGGGACCACGTCTTCCGGTTGGCCGGGCGCACGCCTCCCGCGCGTGGAGCGCACGGCGACCACGTCGGCCCCGGTCTATTGCGGATCCTCGACCGCCTGCAGGACACCCCCGCCGAGATCATCAACGAACTCGGCGAGACGCTTCGCCAGACCCCGATGGCCGTCGCACTCAACGGCGACGCCTCCCGGTTCACCGGGGACGACCGGAGCCTGGGCTACCGGTGGTTCACCGACCCGACCGCGAGCGCGGCCTACGCGCCCGCCGATCGCCTGCTGCTCTCGCGCGTGTACGCCGCCGGGCTCCGCGAGGTCGTCACGATGCGCGGTCCCGGATCGCGTGCGGAACGCCTCGCGAACGCACTGCTGGAACGGAGCGAGGACTTCCGCGAGTTGTGGGCCGCGCAGGAGGTCGGTCTCCGGCCAACGGAGGTCAAGCGGTTCCTCCACCCCGAGGTCGGCGAGCTGGAACTGCACTGCCAGACGCTGTTGGACCCCGAGCAGTCCCACCGGCTGCTCGTCTACACCGCTGAGCCCGGGAGTGAGAGCGCCGAGAAACTCCGACTCCTCGCCGTCATCGGTGCGCAGACCCTGCCGGGCCAGCCGGCGGGCTTCTGA
- a CDS encoding SDR family oxidoreductase, translated as MPRTPAFTIPDLTGSFAVVTGASDGLGRVIATELARAGAEVVLPVRSTTKGAHVADGIRAAVPGATVSVRSLDLASLGSVTALVEQLTAEDRPIDLLINNAGVMTPPERQETRDGFELQFGVNHLGHFALTLGLLPLLKAGGARVTHQTSIAARSGSINWDDLDWKSSYDGMRAYQQSKIAVALFARELDARSRAGGWGVSSNLSHPGVSPTNLLAAQPGMGRQRDTGARRVVRLLSRLGVAGTVSSAAQPALMAATAPTARGDEFYGPVRTMGGRPALLPALWPPMRNLDDARRLWDESERLIGR; from the coding sequence ATGCCACGAACACCCGCGTTCACCATCCCCGACCTGACCGGGTCGTTCGCCGTCGTCACCGGCGCGAGCGACGGCCTCGGACGGGTCATCGCGACCGAGCTCGCCCGGGCGGGTGCCGAGGTCGTCCTGCCTGTGCGCTCGACCACGAAGGGCGCGCACGTCGCCGACGGCATCCGTGCAGCGGTTCCCGGCGCGACGGTGTCGGTCCGCAGTCTGGACCTCGCCTCTCTGGGTTCCGTCACAGCGCTCGTCGAGCAGCTCACCGCCGAGGACCGCCCGATCGACCTGCTCATCAACAACGCCGGCGTGATGACGCCGCCCGAGCGGCAGGAGACGCGGGACGGCTTCGAGCTGCAGTTCGGCGTCAACCACCTCGGCCACTTCGCGCTGACCCTCGGTCTGCTGCCGCTGCTCAAGGCCGGTGGAGCGCGCGTCACGCACCAGACGAGCATCGCCGCCCGGAGCGGATCGATCAACTGGGACGACCTCGACTGGAAGAGCAGCTACGACGGGATGCGGGCCTATCAGCAGTCCAAGATCGCCGTGGCATTGTTCGCCCGCGAACTCGATGCGCGGAGCCGAGCCGGCGGCTGGGGTGTCTCCAGCAACCTGTCGCACCCCGGCGTCTCCCCCACGAACCTGTTGGCCGCCCAGCCGGGCATGGGCCGACAGCGCGACACCGGAGCCCGTCGTGTGGTCCGCCTGCTCTCACGCCTCGGCGTCGCAGGCACGGTGTCGAGTGCCGCTCAGCCCGCGCTCATGGCCGCGACGGCACCGACCGCGCGAGGCGACGAGTTCTACGGCCCGGTCCGCACGATGGGTGGCCGACCCGCGCTCCTCCCGGCACTCTGGCCGCCGATGCGGAACCTGGACGACGCCCGTCGCCTCTGGGACGAATCCGAGCGGCTCATCGGACGGTGA